CCTTTAGCTTCCTCCTTAACTCTCCACTAAGATGAGATACATGGTTAACAATTCTTTGCGAGTAATTCCGTTTAAGAGATTTCCTAGACCGCGCGATGCGCCTTTTAATATGTATGACCTCACGTGTAACCCATGGGTTCCGTTTACGTCGTTTGATCAGTTTTTTAGGTACATATGTATTTAATAAAGACTCAACTATCTCACAAAAACTTACCGAAACATCATTAACAGAGACGCCAGGAGCATACGAAAATTCCGTAAAGTTATGGTAATTGAAAGACAAAGAATCAATATCTACCGCTTTAGTAAAATCAAACACTTCACGCTTATCTGGAGGATCCGTTATTAATggtgttattgttgttgtgaaAACAACCATGTCATGATCGGAGATATCGGTTGTTACCTCACAGCCACATCTATCGGTGTGGAACTTATCATTAACAAACAGCAAGTCAAGAACAGACCGTGAGGTGCCGTGTGATCGCGTAGGCTCTGTGACTAATTGGGTAAGATTATGCGAGTAGACAAGATCAAGCAAATAAGCAGCCACGTGTGAAACGAGTGATCCCAAGTGAGGACGCTCCCAGTTTATACAAGGCATATTAAAATCACCGGTAAGCACTAATCGACAGCACTTGGAGACGTGGTTGCACATGTAATCATTTAGCTTATACAAATGCTCAACGGGGGTATATACACAACACAGACTACAAAAGAAAAGACCGCAGTGTGTATTTGACACCATATTGATTCGACATCAGCAATATCAGCTTTTCTTTCACACTTAATGCCATGTCGTATGGACAGTGCTACCCCACCACCTCGTGATAAGCGGTCCTTACGAAAAGTATTGTTGTGTAAAGGGGTGACTTCATAATCTTCAGTATCAGGCCTAAGCCACTCAATCACTCCGATAACATCGGGTTCGTGCTCAAAGATTACACTTTCCAAAAGCTCCTGTTTATTCACAATGCTACGGGCATTTAAATTTACCAAAGTGAACAGTTCACCGACTTGCTGAAATCGTCAGGCAGACGGGATCTGTTGTGGAAGGGTTCCTTCACGCGAGGTCTTGTACCTGGTTATGGGACCGCCGCCACTCTCTTTCACTATTGGTTCTAATGGCTCTCTGTCGCGGGATCTCTCATTCCAGACGTACCTGACACCATTAAGCAGCAGCTTATCAAAAATAAGTTTTGCTTTTGCACCTTTCTCCCTTTCACCTCTTGAGCTATTCCACAAGTTTCTGCGAATAGTGCGAACGCGAAGTGAAAAATCTTCGGTGATTGAAATACCCGTGTTTCTCAGGTGATGACAGGATTTGAGCACTTTGACCTTGTCAGAAAAATCAAGGATTCTCATGATTACAGGACGTGTTTTGTTTGGCATTTTACGGCCTAACCGGTGTATCCGTTCGATGCTCTGAACATGTACGCCTAGATTGTCAGGAAAGATATCGTTCATAACTATGTTGTCGAGAGATTCGCTGGTTTCACTTTAGGGCTCTACTATGCCGTGAATGATCAAATTGTTCCTTCGTGACCGATATTCAAGGTCATCAATCATATTAGCCAATTGTTGGACCGTTTTCTGTAGCATGGCGATATTTGATCGATCTTCTGTAACAAAGTTGTCCAGGGTGTATACCTTCTCCATTTTCTCTTCAAGAGTTTTCATCCTTGGGCCGAGGTCTTCCAAGCTTTTCTCAAATTTATTTTGGTCCGCTCTCATTTCAGTGATTATCTTAGCATCACGATTCTGGTTTTCCAAAATTTGCTTCAACATTGCATCAGTTGAGGGACCGGGGTTAAGCTCCACATCACCAGCAATCAAAAGCAATAACATTTTGATACTGTTACAACATTCAAACAACAAGACAAGCAAAGTGTGTGGGCACGGAGTAACAACAATACAACGGTCATCACTTTGGAACTAATGCGAAAAACACTTGGCTCTCACCTGAACATAAAGGCAGAACGGGTTAAGCATACGCATTCTTGACAGAGTGCCGTGCCCACCACTGAAGTGATCGTTGCAAAGACGCCGGTTTAAGAGGTCTGTAGTATGACGTGCAGGTGACGTAACGAGCCCATGTGCGCCATTGTAGCAGCAGTGGAGGAGGTCATATTCAAGCAAGCGACGATAAGCGCAAGCACTTGGGTACAAGCAGAAGTTACTGATTGCTGAATTCGCCACGTGCACATACAGGCGAACGACTGACGACTTAAAGAATAATGACTGACGTACCCTAGTTGAGCGTCTTTCTTTCcgttccttcctttttttttctttttttttcagcaaaatctGGAGCAGCACTCACCCTTTTTCCCTCAAAAGGGACAGGGAGCAAAGAAgaaatgacatcaccacccagaCTTCACCTTCTGGAACATTCCCCTCTCTGACTCACCGACAACCGCCTGTGGCATGCTTTTTCCGGAAGTTTGACGTCACATaacaaacctatttaagcaatctgtaaccgcctgtgcatcttttgtcctgacgaagactgTGTCACTGTCAAAAcgtccacctttttttttttcattttacttttaatttctgcctattaaatgaactagtgtttctaagttccctaaaatctgttttccgcgtctttttcgttgcacaactatatatatatatatatatatatatatgtattaaCATACAACATCATACCGCCGATAACACCGCCGATAACCCGCCCAATTTCTTGTCCACTTCTGCCGTAGCCTCAAACCCTAATCTGCAGCACGCCCCTGAAACGCATCTAACTAATAATTCCCCTCCAATGCGTGATGCCGACCGACAACCAAAAAATCGTAACGTTATCAACCTTTCTTCACATGAACTTACGAACTCCGATCGTTCCCTACTTGGTAAAGGATTATCGTTCTGCCCTAATGATGCAAGAGTGGTTGAATACCAGTTACATTTAGATCTTGATAACTTTGCCCGGAGGCTACGGCTTGCAGAATATTTTCATGAAAAGACAGGGTCGAACAGTAATCCGTTTCGTATAAAATCAGAGTTCACTCCAGAACCTAACCGAGATAAAACCCTTGATTTGTACATTAAAGCAGTTCAGAAGGATATCTTCCGTGCGTATCAGGACAGCGCCAAACGCAAACTCAGGTATAACCTCACTAAGCAGGAGCAAGAAAGCTTGTCGGCATTAGAGAACGACAAGATATCGTAATTAAGAGGGCAGATAAAGGAGGCGCGATAGTTGTAATGGATAAACAATCATACGTTACAGAAGGCCTCCGCCAACTTCAGTGCGCGGAATTTTACAGACCTCTCGAAACTGACCCTACCCCCGAAATTAGTGCCAACTAGTGTAACCAAAGTCCTAACAAGATTAAAAAACGCTAAAAAGATTGACGAGAGCTTGTACCAGTATTTACTCCCAAAGGACCCTAGGCCTGgtagattttacatgctccccaagATACATAAGCCGGGTAACCCCGGAAGACCGATTGTTTCCTGTAATGGTACAGCCACTGAGAATCTTTCATCATTCGTGGATCATCTCCTCAAGCCCATCCCGTCTAAACTCGACTCATACGTTAaggataccaaccatttccttcaagatATACGTAAAATAAACGTTCTCCCTAACTGTCTGTTAGCAACCCTAGATGTGACTTCCCTGTATATTAACATTCCTCACTCAGATGGAATACCAGCAGCAGAGCGTGCATTTAAGAATCAACCCGATCAGGGTTATGATACGTCTGTCCTCACGGAGCTCCTGAATCTGATCCTAACatgcaataactttgaattcgacgacaaacactacatacaggtcaacggtacagcaatgggaacaaaaatggcccctaactatgcaaatatcttcatggcatccttggaagaaccgttcctcagaaattgtgcactgaagccactcctatataagcgattcctagatgatatattcattatttggcctcactccgaatgcgaccttcagttgtttgttaacgactttaaccaagtacatcccagtattgaatttacattcaattactcctcctcagctgttaattttctggatgtggaagttaaactacataatggaatcataaccaccagtctgtatcgcaagcctaccgactcccaacaatatctaacgttccagagttgccaccccaggcacactaagctagctatcccttatagtcaagcgctgcgttaccggagaatatgttctaacgatgatgaactagacaatcatcttgagagccttgaagaaactttcgcagatagaaaatatcctaatcaggtcgtaaaagatgccatggccagagctagatcaaccgatcgagagaacctattccaaacacagccccgagccgataagaattcttcggtaaacctcactattagcttcaacggttatgccccggacgtaaaccgcatacttaaacggcactatgcaatcctcacccaatctgatcgcatgagtcaggtgtttccggaactaccccgcgttacttatcgtcgagcaaggaacatccaagacagacttgtgaacgccaagttaaacaagtcctcggaacacaacggttgtcaaccatgcaacggacgcagatgccagaactgtaaattaatgcaaactgctaccagagtagaaagcacaaattctaactatcgcacaaaaattaatggtctatttaactgcaactcttctaacgtcctttatctccttcaatgtaatgagtgcaaggcccaatatatcggtcaaacagctacatccttccgaatccgattcaacaaccacaggtccgacgtatcaaagaaacctaatctgccagtgtctcgacattttagtaaacccggccactcaattaacgacatagccattttcgttcggCAATCaggttttccatcccaacgccttagagaacaaagagaatcgttcctgatctacaaatttaaaagccagatcaacgaggaccccggcgtcctctcaacagttcgcaacctaaattcctaattctctcagaatacatacactcttttgtatctctttcagactccccggttggtcaccccaggaagtcattgccctccggcgaagaacttgactgcctatgattcattgtacccctttacctttgtttgacaaagcacgtgtgctgccctctctccttgtacatattcccctctcattctttgcaattgtcttgcgtcaccatagtatcccattcctgttgaagacagcgctgctgtcgaaacgtcgaataccccctcttagtttttaataaagtcccccttttattccttatcctgtagaagcaccgtctccacttctgatctttattgaatacctttatttttcgtggtcaaccgcattcgtttatttcaacttatatatatatatatatatatatatatatatacagaagaaataagttcgcacagagcaccaccaaaggaatattttcagatgacttcatttaattcattttgaaattacacagacacgacgtttcgaacggtggaccattctttttcaagtgaaaagatataatgagttggtcaaacagaaaacactcactttcgtgtgcttcgacagtggtgggggaagggaaatcgcagtgcgttgaggttgccgaagggaggtcataaattctgtgtgcggggtcctctcgagtgtgtttcgcacgtgggtgggtgttttttttttttttttggggggggggtctttccctaagacgcatttgtgtggaaaggactcgtttgcgtcgcgtaaacgggtgtagcttcttgttgtgttgtaggcgttattatttcttcatgtttttcacagtggacagcgatcccgggtgttcgtttagtgccggattgaatttatgtattaaaaatgattccttcatttcacgatccctatcgctcttgaatccggattgtaatatggcaatagagagtttctcaatcgcatgttctggaagggccatatgcctagacagcgatttcccttcccccaccactgtcgaagcacacgaaagtgggtgttttctgtttgaccaactcattatgtcttttcacttgaaaaagaacggtccaccgttcgaaacgtcgtgtctgtgtaatttcaaaatgaattaaatgaagtcatctgaaaatattcatttggtggtgctctgtgcgaacttatttcttctgtgtattaatacggcgccgtctgaatcttcaagaccttcaAGAATGTGTTTGCCAGCGGCACCTGTTCCCTCTAGCATCAGAGTGTCCACAACCAATGAACCTTGGAACTGGAGCAACATTGCAATCATCGGAACTTCTCTGCTCGAGCATCTGCATACCAGGTTTGACAACACTCACCATCCTCCCTTGTTTAAAATAAGAGATCAAGCTCGCATATTCGACACTATTTGCTATGATAAATCAGCTTCCTTCCAACGTCACTACGATTTTTCTCTACGTTGGAACTCACGACCTTGAGGATTCGCATCCTATTGAGTGTTTCGAGAAGTACAATATTGTGATCGATCATATCTATACTGCAAGACCATGGACAGCAAAAGTAATCGCAACATTCGTGCCTCCCCGCTTCGTCAATCGCCATCCACACTGCCCTGACTGGGGGCGCATTACGCGATTCAATATTGACACCCATCAGCTCAACACAATGCTCCTTCAGCTCGCTGCAAACGACGAAAGAAGTGGCTGCCTGGATCATCGTTTCTATGACCACGACCCCCTTCTAGTCCTCTCAGCCGACGGACTGCACCCCAGTCCGCTCGGAACCGACATAATGTCATCGCAACTGTCGCACATAATACCCTTGCTAGAAGCGCGATATTCTTCATATACATCCAGACATCCGGCATGCTTAACGGATTCACGGACACTAAGACCCTGCTGGTACCAAAAACAACCAGGACTACACGAAATGCAAGACCGTAGACAGGACCGCAGCCGCACTGAATATGCAACCGACACGGTAAAAGAACCCACAAGTCTGTCACAACTAGACACCAGACTGCCTCACACACCGTctacgaaagaaaagaaatccggAGCTTTCCTGAAATCCAGGAAGTTGTCTGACAAAATCATGCGCTACGAGAGCCATTTCGGTTTCATCTCCAAACATCTACAGAACAAATCAATTCCAAAGGGAGCGCGACTCTCATCCAGGCTACCTTTTGCTAACTTGAACGCAACTCATCTGTCCGAGTGGGAAGCTGTCTTACATGATGCGTCGCTCGCCCTTCTCTCTATTGCATCACGCCACTGCGAAGATCAACTCATCGACCTACGAAAAAAGCAACACGAAATGACCTCACTTCTGACGTCTACGGAAAAAACGCGCTCTCGCTGATTTTCAGACAAAAAAATCCAATGCCTTGCGGACAGTAAAGGACAGAAAAATGGAACGCGATCTTCCGTCGGCACACCAGGGAACTGTGCAGTCGCCTCAGGACCTGACGAAGGCCATTATTGAACCACCTTCGGCAGGCCGTTCTTACAGTCCCCCCAAATCCATGGTAAATATCTCATCAGTAACGCTAACAGACATCGAGGAACGCCTTCTATCAAAAGGACTCTCCTTCTGTCCAAGTACAACAGGATTGAACGAATTCCAACTGCACACAGATCTTGAAAACTTTGCCCGTAAACTGCGCTTGGGGGAATTTTTCCACGATAAAGAGAACTCCAGACAGACGGCTTCCCCTTTCAAAACAGGTTCCAGCTGGTCACCCCCTGAACACAGGGACCGCCATCTCGATGATTACATCCAAGCTGTGCAAAAGGATATCCTCAAAGTAACGTCCAAAAAAGGACCCCCACGACACAATCTGTCAAGTGAAGAACGCAAAGCACTCAGCGATCTTGAGAAGCGAAAGGACATTGTCATCAAACCCGCGGACAAGTGAGGTGCTATTGTGGTCATGGACACTGACGCATATATTCGCGAGGGAGCCCGCCAACTGGAAGACACAACGT
This sequence is a window from Ornithodoros turicata isolate Travis chromosome 10, ASM3712646v1, whole genome shotgun sequence. Protein-coding genes within it:
- the LOC135370115 gene encoding uncharacterized protein LOC135370115 produces the protein MPDVWMYMKNIALLARFQSDDRCIVVTPCPHTLLVLLFECCNSIKMLLLLIAGDVELNPGPSTDAMLKQILENQNRDAKIITEMRADQNKFEKSLEDLGPRMKTLEEKMEKSIERIHRLGRKMPNKTRPVIMRILDFSDKVKVLKSCHHLRNTGISITEDFSLRVRTIRRNLWNSSRGEREKGAKAKLIFDKLLLNGVRYVWNERSRDREPLEPIVKESGGGPITRYKTSREGTLPQQIPSA